A genomic region of Miscanthus floridulus cultivar M001 chromosome 3, ASM1932011v1, whole genome shotgun sequence contains the following coding sequences:
- the LOC136547468 gene encoding peroxidase 42-like, translated as MAASASCLLVVLAALASAASAQLSSTFYDTSCPNALSTIKSGVDAAVMQEARTGASLLRMHFHDCFVHGCDASVLLNDTSGEQSSTPNKGSLRRFDVIDNIKAQVEAVCPGVVSCADILAVAARDSVVALGGPSWTVLLGRRDSTASFPNETTDLPAPTNSLQQLLSAFSNKNLDATDMVALSGAHTIGQAQCSNFKDHIYNDTNINATFATSLQANCPMSGGTSLAPLDTMTPTTFDNDYYTNLLSQKGLLHSDQELFNNGSTDSTVSNFASSTSAFTSAFTSAMVKMGNLSPLTGTNGEIRLACGIVNSS; from the exons ATGGCTGCCTCTGCTTCTTGCCTGTTGGTGGTGCTAGCGGCGCTGGCCTCGGCGGCGTCGGCGCAGCTGTCATCGACGTTCTACGACACGTCGTGCCCGAACGCGCTGTCCACCATCAAGAGCGGCGTGGACGCGGCGGTGATGCAGGAGGCGCGCACGGGGGCGTCGCTGCTCCGGATGCACTTCCACGACTGCTTTGTGCAT GGCTGCGATGCATCCGTTCTGCTCAACGACACGTCCGGGGAGCAGAGCTCGACTCCGAACAAGGGATCGCTGAGGCGCTTCGATGTCATCGACAACATCAAGGCGCAGGTGGAGGCGGTGTGCCCGGGGGTCGTCTCCTGCGCCGAcatcctcgccgtcgccgcccgcgACTCCGTCGTCGCG CTCGGCGGGCCTTCGTGGACCGTTCTACTGGGGAGAAGGGATTCGACCGCTTCATTCCCGAACGAGACAACCGACCTCCCAGCTCCTACAAATAGCCTCCAACAACTGTTATCTGCGTTCAGCAACAAGAACCTCGACGCAACCGACATGGTTGCTCTCTCAG GAGCTCACACCATCGGACAGGCGCAGTGCTCGAACTTCAAAGACCACATCTACAACGACACCAACATCAACGCCACCTTCGCCACGTCGCTCCAGGCCAACTGCCCCATGTCTGGCGGCACCAGCCTAGCGCCGCTGGACACCATGACCCCCACCACAttcgacaacgactactacaccAACCTTCTGTCGCAGAAGGGGCTCCTGCACTCGGACCAGGAGCTCTTCAACAACGGCAGCACCGACAGCACGGTCAGCAACTTCGCGTCCAGCACATCGGCCTTCACCAGCGCCTTCACGTCGGCGATGGTGAAGATGGGGAACCTCAGCCCACTCACCGGAACCAATGGGGAGATCAGGCTCGCCTGCGGGATTGTGAACTCGTCCTAA
- the LOC136547471 gene encoding WEB family protein At2g38370-like, producing MNGEAEAQGLALPGGGGLEGRAEVDTSAPFKSVREAVDHFGGSAAWSSHLIKRMFAPPNPKKQEGAEELADLEEQTAQLEKELSVKERETLDVLKELESTKKVVADLKLKIQNEDAGAFCIPEEWVQGQAEAPTGTEEPAEVQPENAETDAVMGALHVQLQQSPSSSVLPIGTGEPAEVQPENAETGAVMGTLHVQLQQSTGSSVLKGLEQAKANLNRTTSDRAAIRASVESLRNDIAKERVLAERSREKVCANTTLIDSLEDELDRTAQKLQTLRGLQRRRDDPSDIFAEIKKMTSELEQLRSAASASKSEAAMLSAEIEQMRASIGTAEVRCRAAKKIEEAARAAEALALAEIKILLSNEASAEDLQGTEGVSLSLEEYSELAAKAQEADECSRKKIEAAMVQVDEANQTESDSVRKLEEAQLQVEECKKALQEAKKTVDATNQGKIAVEEALRRCRSTTGHRRRSVHDPPKFKHPAPRSRDSQNMDIVDTSKGPLKPTLSIGQILSMKLMGPDGYDKTVRDDASEPSNMSLGQILNRRRAVVYSSDATAHKKFSGKRKKFAFTGLSVFLAKQAKSKKKKGSH from the exons ATGAACGGCGAGGCCGAGGCGCAAGGACTCGccctccccggcggcggcggcctggagGGCAGGGCGGAGGTCGACACCTCGGCGCCCTTCAAGTCGGTGCGCGAGGCCGTCGATCACTTCGGCGGCAGCGCCGCCTGGAGCTCCCACCTCATCAAGCGTATGTTCGCGCCCCCAAACCCAAAG AAGCAGGAGGGGGCCGAAGAACTGGCCGATCTGGAGGAGCAGACCGCGCagctagagaaggagctcagcgtCAAAGAAAGGGAGACGCTTGATGTGCTCAAAGAGTTGGAGTCCACCAAGAAGGTAGTTGCAGACTTAAAGCTAAAGATACAGAATGAGGATGCCGGTGCATTCTGCATCCCTGAAGAGTGGGTTCAGGGTCAAGCCGAGGCGCCCACTGGTACTGAAGAGCCCGCAGAAGTGCAGCCTGAGAATGCTGAAACTGATGCGGTTATGGGCGCGCTACATGTGCAGCTGCAGCAATCCCCTAGTTCTTCAGTGCTGCCCATTGGCACCGGAGAACCTGCAGAAGTGCAGCCTGAGAATGCTGAAACTGGTGCGGTTATGGGCACGCTACATGTGCAGCTTCAGCAATCCACTGGTTCTTCAGTGCTGAAGGGCCTTGAGCAGGCGAAAGCCAACCTAAACAGGACCACGAGTGATCGTGCGGCTATCAGAGCGTCTGTTGAGTCGCTGCGGAACGACATTGCCAAAGAGAGAGTCTTGGCGGAGAGAAGCCGAGAGAAGGTTTGTGCCAATACGACGTTGATTGATTCTCTGGAGGATGAGCTGGACCGGACTGCACAGAAGCTGCAGACGCTGCGGGGTCTGCAGAGGAGACGTGATGATCCATCAGACATCTTCGCTGAGATCAAGAAGATGACATCTGAGCTAGAGCAGCTCAGGAGTGCGGCGAGTGCGTCGAAATCTGAAGCTGCTATGCTGTCTGCTGAAATTGAGCAGATGAGAGCTAGCATTGGCACTGCTGAGGTGAGGTGTCGTGCAGCCAAGAAAATAGAAGAGGCAGCAAGAGCAGCAGAAGCTCTTGCCCTCGCTGAAATCAAGATCCTACTAAGCAATGAAGCTTCAGCTGAGGACCTTCAGGGCACGGAAGGCGTGAGCCTTTCATTGGAAGAGTACTCTGAGCTTGCTGCCAAAGCTCAGGAGGCTGATGAATGCTCAAGAAAGAAAATCGAAGCTGCAATGGTGCAGGTCGATGAAGCCAACCAGACAGAATCTGACTCTGTCAGAAAGCTGGAAGAAGCTCAACTGCAAGTTGAAGAATGTAAGAAGGCACTACAGGAGGCCAAGAAGACGGTGGATGCTACTAACCAGGGGAAGATCGCAGTAGAAGAGGCTCTTCGCAGATGTCGATCCACAACTGGACACAGGAGGCGTTCAGTCCATGACCCTCCCAAGTTCAAACATCCAGCTCCGCGTTCCAGAGATTCTCAGAATATGGATATCGTTGACACTTCAAAGGGTCCCTTGAAACCAACATTGTCGATAGGGCAGATATTGAGCATGAAGCTAATGGGACCAGATGGGTATGACAAAACCGTTCGGGACGATGCAAGTGAACCTTCTAATATGTCGCTTGGACAGATTCTGAACCGCAGGCGTGCAGTTGTGTATAGCAGTGATGCAACTGCTCACAAGAAATTCTCAGGGAAGAGGAAGAAGTTTGCCTTTACAGGGCTGTCAGTTTTCTTGGCGAAACAAGCcaagagcaagaagaaaaaggGATCACATTAG
- the LOC136547472 gene encoding CBL-interacting protein kinase 29-like, which translates to MPPATGAVASAAADSPHAAGTVLLGRYELGGLLGRGASAKVYLARDLLTGRSVAIKSFPNPRAAASATGDRPVAIEREAGILRLLRHRHVVRLHEILATRKKVHFVLDLAGGGELFSLVDASGRMTEDLARHYFRQLVSAVRYCHARGVYHRDIKPENLLLDEAGALMVADFGLGAVATASAGAAADGSLLRHTMCGTPAYVAPEILSRKGYEPAKVDIWSCGVVLFVLAAGYLPFNDASLVNMYRKIYAGRFRCPAWFSPALRDLLRRVLDPDPSARIDADGIVAHPWFRHGASDEELGRLMHGGGEQEEAWFGPAEFKADEEDREPTAFDILSFSPGSDLSALFVGGGKERVFVAEPAAAVLARVEAAGRKGGYRVRKDGKRAGGGPVYVEDEEGGGGGVVAKVSVFRLADAVSVVEVVKGDGADAALFWTELLEPAVKPPAVS; encoded by the coding sequence ATGCCGCCCGCCACCGGCGCCGTCGCATCCGCGGCCGCTGACTCTCCCCACGCCGCCGGGACCGTGCTCCTCGGAAGGTACGAGCTCGGCGGCCTCCTGGGTCGCGGCGCGTCCGCCAAGGTGTACCTGGCGCGGGACTTGCTCACGGGCCGGTCTGTGGCCATCAAGTCGTTCCCCAAcccgcgcgccgccgccagcgccaccGGTGATCGGCCCGTGGCCATCGAGCGGGAGGCAGGCATCCTCCGTCTCCTGCGGCACCGCCACGTGGTGCGGCTCCACGAGATCCTGGCGACGCGCAAGAAGGTTCACTTCGTGCTGgacctcgccggcggcggcgagctgtTCTCGCTCGTGGACGCGTCGGGCCGCATGACGGAGGACCTGGCGCGGCACTACTTCCGGCAGCTGGTGTCCGCCGTGCGGTACTGCCACGCGCGCGGCGTGTACCACCGCGACATCAAGCCCGAGAACCTCCTGCTCGACGAGGCCGGCGCGCTGATGGTGGCCGACTTCGGGCTCGGCGCTGTGGCCACCgccagcgccggcgccgccgccgacggtAGTCTCCTCCGGCACACGATGTGCGGCACCCCGGCGTACGTGGCCCCCGAGATCCTGTCGCGGAAAGGGTACGAGCCGGCGAAGGTGGACATCTGGTCCTGCGGCGTGGTGCTGTTCGTGCTGGCGGCGGGTTACCTCCCCTTCAACGACGCGAGCCTGGTGAACATGTACCGCAAGATCTACGCGGGCAGGTTCCGGTGCCCCGCGTGGTTCTCGCCGGCGCTGCGCGACCTGCTGCGGCGCGTGCTGGACCCGGACCCGTCGGCGCGCATCGACGCGGACGGCATCGTGGCGCACCCGTGGTTCCGCCACGGCGCCAGCGACGAGGAGCTGGGCCGCCTGATGCACGGCGGTGGTGAGCAGGAGGAGGCATGGTTTGGGCCGGCGGAGTTCAAGGCGGACGAGGAGGACAGGGAGCCGACCGCGTTCGACATCCTCAGCTTCTCCCCGGGCTCCGATCTGTCGGCGCTGTTCGTGGGCGGCGGCAAGGAGCGGGTGTTCGTGGCCGAGCCTGCCGCGGCGGTGCTGGCCCGCGTGGAGGCGGCCGGGCGGAAGGGCGGGTACCGCGTGCGGAAGGACGGGAAGAGGGCCGGCGGTGGACCCGTGtacgtggaggacgaggagggcggcggcggcggcgtggtggccaAAGTGAGCGTGTTTAGGCTCGCGGACGCCGTGTCCGTGGTTGAGGTGGTGAAGGGCGACGGCGCCGACGCCGCGCTGTTCTGGACCGAGCTGCTGGAGCCGGCCGTGAAGCCCCCGGCGGTGAGCTGA